From Paenibacillus physcomitrellae, the proteins below share one genomic window:
- a CDS encoding TVP38/TMEM64 family protein — MENYPEEFIDWLIQTMQLNGYSILLVTIPLALIQSFIGLYPFAALIMLNISAIGLVEGLLVSWAMGTLGTILVYVVCEKFLSNWIQRKWLRKMKRYEKWQRYTERYGIWTIILLRTLPIMPNNLICLMASISSLSFRKYCWSSVWGMLSYIGLIGVLGAAVLMPEVNVGLITLLYGGFCLLLLLMFVCQEVLLVRHKGRQGREQETPPSNPLM; from the coding sequence ATGGAAAATTACCCTGAGGAGTTTATTGACTGGTTAATTCAAACCATGCAGTTGAATGGCTACTCCATTCTGCTGGTTACGATTCCTCTGGCGCTTATTCAATCCTTTATCGGCCTTTACCCGTTTGCTGCCCTCATCATGCTGAATATTTCGGCTATCGGCCTTGTAGAAGGGCTTCTGGTCAGCTGGGCAATGGGAACCCTGGGTACGATATTGGTCTATGTCGTCTGCGAGAAATTTCTATCAAACTGGATACAACGCAAGTGGCTCAGAAAGATGAAACGTTATGAGAAATGGCAGAGGTATACGGAACGGTACGGAATCTGGACAATCATTCTGCTCCGCACCCTGCCCATTATGCCCAATAACCTGATTTGTTTAATGGCGTCTATTTCATCGCTAAGCTTCCGGAAATACTGCTGGTCCTCGGTGTGGGGTATGTTGTCTTATATCGGCCTGATTGGCGTGCTGGGAGCGGCGGTGCTGATGCCCGAAGTGAATGTAGGCTTGATCACCCTATTGTATGGTGGATTCTGCCTGCTTCTGCTGCTCATGTTTGTCTGCCAGGAAGTGCTGCTGGTGCGGCACAAAGGGAGGCAGGGGCGGGAGCAGGAGACTCCACCCTCTAATCCTTTGATGTAG
- a CDS encoding aldo/keto reductase, with protein sequence MNKNQLGTSDLLVSEIGFGCMTIGTEEQTGVRLIHEALDRGINLLDTADLYDSGRNEEIVGLALKGRRQDVILATKVGNRRIPDHEGWVWDASKAYILSAVKESLRRLQTDYIDLYQLHGGTLDDPIDETIEAFEQLKKEGLIRHYGISSIRPNVIREYVSRSSIVSVMNQYSILDRRAEEEVLPLLEKNGISVIARGPVASGNLADGGEQKAAKGYLDYNESELLEIRSKLAQVAAGTCTLSQLAIRYSLAAPAVASAIAGASSLKQLDENVGASAIPPLSDKVLGQIRQISRANRYTQHR encoded by the coding sequence ATGAACAAAAATCAACTCGGAACATCGGATTTGCTCGTATCTGAAATCGGGTTTGGCTGCATGACCATCGGAACCGAAGAACAGACAGGTGTCAGACTTATTCATGAAGCGCTGGACCGCGGCATCAATCTGCTGGATACGGCGGATCTGTATGACAGCGGCCGCAACGAGGAAATCGTTGGTTTGGCCTTGAAAGGACGCCGTCAGGACGTCATTCTGGCGACCAAGGTTGGCAACCGGCGGATTCCCGACCATGAGGGCTGGGTCTGGGACGCTTCCAAAGCCTATATTCTATCGGCTGTTAAAGAAAGTCTGCGCCGGCTGCAGACCGATTATATCGACCTTTATCAGCTGCATGGAGGCACGCTGGATGACCCGATCGATGAGACGATAGAAGCTTTTGAGCAGTTGAAAAAGGAAGGGCTTATTCGGCACTATGGCATTTCCTCGATTCGTCCAAACGTTATTCGGGAATACGTATCACGTTCTTCGATCGTCAGCGTCATGAACCAGTATAGCATTTTGGACCGGCGCGCCGAGGAAGAGGTCCTTCCGCTGCTCGAGAAGAACGGCATTAGCGTTATTGCCCGCGGTCCGGTAGCCAGCGGCAATCTGGCCGATGGAGGCGAACAGAAAGCGGCCAAAGGTTATTTGGACTACAACGAGTCCGAGCTATTGGAGATTCGCAGCAAATTGGCGCAGGTGGCGGCCGGCACCTGCACGCTTAGCCAGCTGGCGATTCGCTACAGCCTGGCTGCACCGGCTGTGGCTTCGGCGATTGCTGGAGCAAGTTCTCTCAAGCAGCTTGATGAGAATGTAGGTGCATCCGCTATTCCTCCGCTGAGCGATAAGGTGCTTGGGCAAATTCGGCAGATCAGCCGCGCGAACCGTTATACGCAGCATCGGTGA
- a CDS encoding alkaline phosphatase, producing MKLAKSSMKKTAVVAAATVLAATGFVIPKASENVQADTPKTKNVILFVGDGMGTAQRNAIRLATVGETGKLAMDDMPYSGLIHTSSTVPVTDSAAAATAYASGVKTYNGAIGVDEHKQSVKAIMEYAKDAGLSTGVVTTSQVTDATGAAFGSHVEDRSAQSDIAEQYLNDSKLDVILGGGEDFWFPAGEQGAFPDEPAEDPSEKSKGTKGNLVEKAKQLGYSYVTSKSELEQATSSKLLGLFANEEMFQQREEGKGDLYNPVVPLADMTKKAIDTLAKNDKGFFLMVEEEATDEMAHNNNAALTIKAGQELDKSVQVAKDFAKQNPDTLVLVLADHETGGFSIEPVEDTEDESGDGISKEDGPFAIKGSDQQFMVDWTTSGHTAVDVPVTAMGKNSVLFSGMFENTEVYNKLMLVMGLGNKK from the coding sequence ATGAAGTTAGCAAAAAGCAGCATGAAGAAAACAGCGGTGGTCGCAGCCGCAACAGTTCTGGCGGCAACAGGTTTCGTGATCCCTAAAGCATCCGAAAACGTTCAAGCCGACACCCCTAAAACGAAAAACGTCATTTTATTCGTTGGCGACGGCATGGGCACAGCTCAGCGAAACGCGATTCGTCTGGCAACAGTTGGCGAGACAGGCAAGCTGGCTATGGATGATATGCCTTACAGCGGTCTCATTCATACTAGCTCAACGGTTCCGGTTACGGATTCCGCTGCTGCTGCTACAGCCTACGCAAGCGGGGTTAAAACTTATAACGGAGCTATCGGTGTAGATGAACACAAACAATCCGTGAAAGCGATCATGGAATATGCGAAAGATGCCGGCTTATCTACGGGTGTAGTAACAACCAGCCAGGTAACGGACGCAACGGGCGCCGCATTTGGTTCCCATGTAGAGGATCGTTCGGCACAAAGCGATATTGCAGAGCAATATCTGAATGACAGCAAGCTTGATGTCATTCTTGGCGGCGGCGAAGATTTCTGGTTCCCTGCGGGAGAACAGGGAGCTTTCCCAGACGAGCCTGCTGAAGATCCATCTGAGAAAAGCAAAGGTACAAAAGGCAATCTGGTCGAGAAAGCCAAACAGCTCGGCTACTCCTATGTAACGAGCAAATCCGAGCTGGAGCAGGCAACCAGCAGCAAGCTGCTTGGATTGTTTGCCAATGAAGAAATGTTCCAGCAGCGTGAAGAAGGCAAGGGCGATCTTTACAACCCTGTGGTGCCGCTGGCGGATATGACCAAGAAAGCAATCGATACTCTTGCTAAAAATGATAAAGGGTTCTTCCTGATGGTAGAAGAGGAAGCAACCGACGAGATGGCTCACAATAACAATGCCGCACTGACGATTAAAGCCGGCCAGGAGCTGGACAAATCGGTTCAGGTAGCGAAAGACTTTGCTAAACAAAACCCGGATACGCTGGTGCTTGTACTGGCTGACCATGAAACCGGCGGATTCTCGATTGAACCGGTTGAAGATACCGAGGATGAATCCGGTGACGGCATTTCGAAGGAAGACGGTCCTTTTGCCATTAAAGGCTCCGACCAGCAGTTTATGGTGGACTGGACGACTTCCGGACATACAGCGGTAGACGTACCTGTTACAGCTATGGGTAAAAACTCGGTTCTCTTCTCAGGCATGTTCGAGAATACCGAAGTTTATAACAAGCTGATGCTCGTTATGGGACTTGGAAACAAGAAATAA
- a CDS encoding glycosyltransferase — MIQISLCMIVRNEEDTIGRCLASVHDLVEEINIVDTGSTDRTKEVVSRFTDRVYDFEWIQDFAAARNYAFSKATQPYILWLDADDVLQKDDRKKLAELKQTLDPSIDSVTMKYDLVFDEFGNVISSLRRNRLVKKANRFKWIGPVHEYLEVGGYIYDSEISVTHSSLHHDSDRNLNIYEAREQAGEDFSPRDLYYFANELFDHGKYERAVAYYHRFLATGLGWVEDNIAACGKLADAYTHLGHKEKVLESTLRTLQYSSPRPEACCRLGYYFLNEQDYRSAVFWYELATQIKPPAGHLGLTHEACSTWLPHLQLCVCYDRLGLHRLAYRHNEQALAYRPADKRMLQNKNYFETVLGISGDQEQD, encoded by the coding sequence GTGATCCAGATCAGTTTATGTATGATTGTCAGAAATGAAGAAGATACCATTGGCCGCTGCCTGGCTTCTGTGCACGATTTGGTAGAGGAGATCAATATCGTGGATACCGGCTCCACCGATCGAACCAAAGAAGTCGTAAGCCGGTTCACGGATCGGGTTTATGATTTCGAATGGATCCAAGATTTTGCAGCTGCCCGGAATTATGCCTTCAGCAAAGCAACACAACCCTATATTTTATGGCTGGATGCGGATGATGTGCTGCAAAAGGACGATCGCAAGAAATTAGCCGAGTTAAAACAAACGCTGGACCCTTCGATAGATTCTGTGACGATGAAATATGACCTTGTCTTCGATGAATTCGGGAACGTGATTTCAAGTTTGCGCCGCAACCGACTTGTAAAGAAAGCAAACAGATTTAAATGGATCGGTCCTGTCCACGAGTATTTAGAGGTAGGGGGCTATATTTATGATAGTGAAATATCCGTAACGCACAGCAGCCTCCATCATGACAGCGACCGAAACCTGAACATTTACGAAGCACGGGAACAGGCGGGGGAGGATTTTTCTCCGAGGGATTTATATTATTTCGCAAATGAGCTGTTTGATCATGGGAAATACGAGAGGGCTGTTGCCTATTATCATCGTTTCTTGGCTACCGGTCTTGGCTGGGTGGAGGACAATATCGCGGCCTGCGGAAAGCTTGCGGATGCTTATACGCATTTGGGCCATAAAGAGAAGGTTCTTGAATCCACGCTTCGAACGCTGCAATACAGCAGTCCGAGGCCTGAAGCCTGCTGTCGGCTCGGATATTATTTCCTGAATGAACAGGACTACCGCTCTGCCGTCTTTTGGTATGAACTTGCTACTCAAATCAAACCGCCCGCGGGCCATTTGGGGCTAACTCATGAAGCCTGCTCAACGTGGCTTCCCCATCTGCAGCTTTGTGTATGTTATGACCGTCTAGGGCTTCATAGGCTGGCTTACAGGCATAACGAGCAGGCACTTGCCTACAGACCGGCTGATAAGAGGATGCTGCAGAACAAGAACTATTTTGAAACGGTACTGGGCATCTCCGGAGATCAAGAGCAGGACTAA
- a CDS encoding collagen-like triple helix repeat-containing protein, whose product MVSLTNRSLINPAAATVTGYNLSGARTVYIAEVLPIPANQVMVRAYPADVDAFEFDFNITGVTPEEVEISLWGKNVNNQLVSAHRLLTSELVGPGPTGATGATGATGPTGPTGATGPIGATGQTGVTGQTGPTGPAGAAGPTGAAGETGATGPTGAPGSRGETGPTGASGVMGMTGPTGATGATGATGETGAVGDTGPTGPAGGATGDTGPTGATGATGATGATGATGATGPTGATGPTGSVEPNPFNVYVQAGAAGGDGSQAAPYGTIQQGVTAVSPTGTVHILGGTYPLTATITVNKAGITLQGYPNTQIMLQVAAIPFLVTGSGVTIDGLTVTSNLPYAVEFFQFAGTNHRLTNNMIFGPPQAGPSTGWVVNRGFLTQGNVTNLLVRGNIFYSLRQPAYLNPNSTGNIMNNVVYNTRGYVVDRAIFVFSGNSWGIPENAVDIALLVGTPIGAPYDPIGELAANNSSATIDDQR is encoded by the coding sequence ATGGTCAGCCTTACAAACCGCAGTTTGATAAACCCGGCTGCGGCAACGGTGACAGGATATAATTTAAGTGGGGCAAGGACGGTGTATATTGCGGAAGTCCTGCCCATTCCGGCAAACCAGGTGATGGTTCGAGCTTACCCTGCCGATGTGGATGCTTTTGAGTTTGATTTCAATATCACAGGAGTTACGCCGGAAGAAGTCGAAATTTCGTTGTGGGGGAAAAATGTAAACAATCAGCTGGTCAGCGCGCATCGGTTGTTAACTTCTGAACTGGTTGGGCCTGGGCCGACCGGAGCCACTGGAGCAACCGGGGCAACGGGTCCGACGGGACCAACAGGTGCTACGGGCCCAATAGGTGCTACGGGGCAGACAGGTGTTACGGGGCAGACAGGGCCAACAGGACCAGCAGGAGCCGCCGGACCGACCGGCGCTGCAGGAGAAACGGGAGCCACCGGTCCTACGGGAGCTCCCGGATCAAGGGGAGAAACAGGGCCAACAGGCGCTAGCGGGGTTATGGGGATGACCGGCCCTACCGGTGCGACCGGGGCTACGGGAGCGACTGGGGAAACAGGGGCGGTAGGTGACACGGGACCAACCGGACCGGCAGGGGGAGCGACCGGTGACACCGGTCCAACAGGAGCAACAGGAGCAACAGGGGCAACGGGTGCTACGGGAGCCACTGGAGCGACCGGGCCTACAGGAGCCACCGGGCCTACGGGCAGTGTGGAACCGAATCCGTTCAATGTCTATGTGCAAGCAGGTGCCGCTGGCGGTGATGGGAGCCAGGCGGCTCCGTACGGCACGATTCAGCAGGGTGTAACCGCCGTGTCTCCGACGGGGACCGTGCATATTTTGGGAGGCACATACCCGCTGACTGCAACCATTACCGTCAACAAAGCCGGAATCACGCTCCAGGGTTATCCGAACACCCAGATCATGCTGCAGGTAGCGGCGATTCCCTTCCTGGTGACCGGTAGCGGAGTGACGATAGACGGCTTGACCGTCACCAGTAACCTGCCTTATGCTGTTGAATTCTTCCAGTTTGCAGGAACGAATCATAGATTGACCAATAATATGATCTTTGGTCCGCCGCAAGCCGGGCCTTCAACAGGCTGGGTGGTTAACCGCGGATTCTTGACCCAGGGCAACGTGACAAATCTGCTGGTGAGAGGCAATATTTTCTATAGTTTAAGACAGCCTGCTTATCTGAATCCGAACTCAACAGGCAATATCATGAACAATGTCGTATATAACACACGCGGGTATGTGGTAGACCGCGCCATATTCGTCTTCTCGGGCAACTCCTGGGGCATTCCGGAGAATGCGGTGGATATCGCTTTGCTCGTCGGAACGCCAATCGGAGCGCCTTATGATCCGATCGGAGAACTTGCGGCTAACAATAGCAGTGCCACCATTGACGATCAAAGGTAA
- a CDS encoding helix-turn-helix domain-containing protein, whose translation MKRISDIRPYVGDSMKYLYDGSSNEKLRVCSVYAFHLFTEGPGEMEIDGIRYPIERGTLIFLRPGQPHAFHISPERPLSSYNLYCDLWERPEQAPYSRTIIYAPQPFHLDELSPEENCEELTLLPKVYSLRAYPHLYDGFIQVARFFDELELYRQEAVNSYFYGWLLSWFNVLQTRQPTDYRIVRFLQQLHASPERRNSVAEWSRSCGLKRTYFHELFLRETGLTPKAYQHNLLMKKAANLLLESEMSVTLIAEKLGYGSIHPFSRHFSSFYGMTPSQYRKTPQARP comes from the coding sequence ATGAAACGTATATCCGATATTCGTCCTTATGTAGGCGACTCCATGAAATATTTATACGATGGCAGCAGCAATGAGAAGCTGCGGGTGTGCAGCGTATACGCTTTTCATTTGTTTACGGAGGGTCCTGGCGAAATGGAGATCGACGGGATTCGTTATCCGATTGAACGGGGCACGCTGATCTTTCTGCGTCCAGGCCAGCCGCATGCTTTTCACATTTCACCCGAACGCCCCTTATCCTCTTACAATCTTTATTGTGATTTGTGGGAACGTCCGGAGCAGGCTCCTTACAGCCGGACCATTATTTATGCGCCGCAGCCGTTTCATCTGGATGAGCTATCACCGGAGGAGAACTGCGAGGAGCTCACGCTTCTGCCGAAGGTTTATTCACTGCGCGCCTATCCCCATCTCTATGACGGCTTTATTCAGGTGGCCCGTTTCTTTGATGAGCTGGAATTATACCGCCAGGAGGCGGTGAACAGTTATTTTTACGGCTGGCTGTTGTCCTGGTTTAACGTCCTTCAAACCCGACAGCCGACCGATTACCGGATTGTTCGGTTTCTGCAGCAGCTTCACGCCTCCCCCGAACGCCGGAATTCCGTTGCCGAGTGGTCCAGAAGCTGCGGATTAAAGCGGACTTATTTTCATGAGCTGTTTCTGCGGGAAACCGGACTCACCCCGAAAGCTTACCAGCATAATCTGCTCATGAAGAAAGCGGCCAACCTGCTGCTTGAAAGCGAAATGAGCGTGACCTTGATTGCCGAGAAGCTGGGCTACGGCTCGATCCATCCTTTTTCCAGACATTTCAGTTCTTTCTACGGCATGACACCAAGTCAATATCGCAAGACCCCTCAAGCCCGGCCATAA
- a CDS encoding glycoside hydrolase family 95 protein: MTKNKLWYTSPAKGWAQGLPVGNGRIGAVVIAEVLKEVWSMTEITYWSGQPEYVQGAGGGKEAIEEMRSHFFAGDYAGGDQLAKRYLQPAKQNFGTNLSLCDVVVEFQPAVSAGQLNANGGEQEPIVYRELDLGEAAVRTEVRSSEGADKADKAVKAVKIDKADKTGQTESALFTREVLATHAEDLVVGRVRSAVQSGLHFTLRLEGRTSEFKAESDHQELSEIRFHGKAVETIHSDGSCGVSSAGVVKVEAFGGTVSSRDGIIKVIGADEAVIYFAVNTDYKQEDDSWSNRAAEQVKGAMAKGFDRLKAEHMADYKPLFERVKLDVGTTEAAKLPLDARIRRFKEGKLDDPALVELFFQYGRYLTIAGAREDSPLPLNLQGIWNDGEANRMAWSCDYHLDINTQMNYYPTEIVNLGESHVPLMDYVEELAKAGRTTARDLYGADGWVAHVFSNAWGFTLPGWQTGWGLNVTGGLWIATHLMEHYEYSLDERFLREQAYPVLKDAAAFFLDYMTEHPKYGWLVTGPSNSPENSFYTSKPEESGQQLSMGPTMDMVLVRDLLQFCLKAARELQRDEELQEQWSAALAKLPPLQIGKQGQLQEWLEDYEEAQPEHRHLSHLTALYPGNQIHPERTRELADAARVTLEKRMGQSNLEDVEFTAALFAIYFARLQEGSRALKHVSHLIGELCLDNMLTFSKAGIAGAETNIFVIDGNFGGAAAIAEMLLHSLSGEIELLPALPQEWQEGSVSGLRAKGGFEVDIEWSGGELRTVSIRSSSPGRTVLIRHKDKQTRLELAQGETVQLNANLHNLNGEFLNSVSSGRKANETLTTDRRNP, translated from the coding sequence ATGACAAAAAACAAACTTTGGTACACATCGCCGGCAAAGGGGTGGGCTCAAGGTCTTCCGGTCGGCAACGGTAGAATTGGAGCGGTCGTGATAGCGGAAGTGCTGAAAGAAGTTTGGTCCATGACCGAGATCACGTATTGGTCCGGACAGCCGGAATATGTGCAGGGAGCTGGCGGAGGTAAAGAGGCGATCGAAGAAATGAGAAGCCACTTCTTTGCCGGAGACTATGCAGGCGGGGACCAGCTGGCGAAACGTTATTTGCAGCCCGCCAAACAAAACTTCGGGACAAACCTGAGCCTTTGCGATGTGGTTGTGGAGTTTCAGCCGGCAGTGTCAGCCGGACAGCTGAATGCAAACGGTGGAGAGCAGGAGCCCATAGTATATCGTGAGCTGGATCTCGGCGAAGCGGCCGTGCGGACAGAAGTGCGGAGCTCGGAAGGGGCGGACAAGGCAGATAAGGCAGTTAAGGCAGTTAAGATAGACAAGGCAGACAAAACAGGGCAGACGGAGTCGGCCCTGTTCACGCGGGAGGTTCTGGCTACTCATGCCGAAGACCTGGTGGTAGGCAGGGTGCGAAGCGCGGTGCAGAGCGGCCTTCATTTTACACTTCGCCTGGAAGGCCGAACCTCTGAATTCAAAGCAGAAAGCGATCATCAGGAGTTGAGTGAAATCCGATTTCATGGCAAAGCGGTTGAAACGATACATAGCGACGGAAGCTGCGGAGTCAGCAGCGCCGGGGTCGTCAAGGTAGAGGCCTTTGGCGGTACCGTCAGCAGCCGTGACGGAATCATTAAGGTTATAGGGGCGGACGAGGCGGTCATTTATTTTGCGGTGAATACGGACTATAAACAGGAGGATGACAGCTGGAGCAACCGAGCGGCCGAACAAGTGAAAGGGGCCATGGCGAAAGGATTTGATCGGCTTAAAGCTGAACATATGGCCGATTATAAGCCGCTGTTTGAGCGGGTAAAACTCGACGTGGGAACTACGGAAGCGGCAAAGCTGCCGCTGGATGCAAGAATTCGCCGCTTTAAAGAAGGGAAGCTGGATGATCCGGCGCTTGTAGAGCTGTTTTTCCAATATGGTCGTTATTTGACGATTGCCGGGGCGAGAGAGGATTCTCCGCTGCCGCTGAATCTGCAGGGCATTTGGAACGACGGGGAAGCCAACCGGATGGCATGGAGCTGTGACTACCACCTCGACATTAATACCCAAATGAATTATTATCCAACGGAGATTGTGAATCTCGGTGAAAGCCATGTGCCGCTTATGGACTACGTAGAGGAGCTGGCCAAAGCCGGACGGACGACGGCGCGGGACTTGTACGGTGCAGACGGCTGGGTCGCCCATGTCTTCTCCAATGCCTGGGGATTTACGCTGCCTGGCTGGCAGACCGGCTGGGGGCTGAACGTAACTGGGGGCTTGTGGATTGCCACACATTTGATGGAGCATTACGAATATTCGCTGGATGAACGCTTCCTGCGGGAGCAGGCTTATCCGGTATTAAAGGATGCAGCGGCCTTTTTCCTCGATTACATGACCGAACATCCGAAGTATGGCTGGCTGGTGACGGGGCCGTCGAATTCGCCGGAGAACAGCTTCTATACCTCGAAGCCGGAGGAAAGCGGACAGCAGTTGTCTATGGGGCCAACCATGGATATGGTGCTGGTCAGGGATCTGCTTCAGTTCTGCCTGAAGGCCGCCCGCGAGCTCCAGCGGGATGAAGAGCTGCAGGAGCAGTGGTCAGCAGCGCTTGCCAAACTGCCCCCTCTTCAGATCGGCAAGCAGGGACAGCTGCAGGAATGGCTTGAGGATTACGAAGAAGCCCAGCCGGAGCACCGGCATTTATCGCATCTGACTGCTCTTTATCCGGGGAATCAAATTCATCCGGAACGGACCCGCGAACTGGCTGATGCGGCGAGAGTCACGCTTGAGAAGCGGATGGGGCAAAGCAATCTGGAGGACGTAGAGTTCACGGCGGCATTGTTCGCGATCTATTTCGCAAGGCTGCAGGAGGGCAGTCGAGCTTTGAAGCATGTCTCCCACCTGATCGGTGAATTATGCCTGGATAATATGTTAACGTTCTCAAAAGCAGGAATTGCCGGTGCCGAGACGAATATTTTTGTGATAGACGGCAATTTTGGAGGAGCTGCCGCGATTGCTGAAATGCTGCTGCACAGCCTTTCGGGCGAGATCGAATTGCTTCCGGCTCTGCCGCAGGAGTGGCAGGAAGGAAGCGTGAGTGGCTTACGAGCCAAAGGCGGCTTTGAAGTCGACATCGAGTGGAGCGGGGGAGAACTGCGAACCGTTTCCATCCGCTCCAGTTCCCCTGGCAGGACCGTCTTGATCCGGCACAAGGACAAACAAACTCGACTGGAATTGGCGCAGGGTGAAACTGTTCAATTGAATGCTAATCTTCACAATTTGAATGGCGAATTTCTAAATTCTGTGAGCTCCGGCAGGAAGGCAAATGAAACTTTGACAACAGACAGAAGAAATCCTTGA